In one window of Solanum pennellii chromosome 2, SPENNV200 DNA:
- the LOC107010510 gene encoding transcription factor RAX3-like yields the protein MGRAPCCDKANVKRGPWSPEEDSKLKAYIEQHGTGGNWITLPQKVGLKRCGKSCRLRWLNYLRPNIKHGEFTDEEDNIICTLYMSIGSRWSIIAAQLPGRTDNDIKNYWNTRLKKKLLLCNKQRKDQRPRTGSYINHNKLEMMKEHENFFATHQTINNAYSWPSQQILFSTLIAPQNHDLAESSSANSHNFQYSSTDQVYFSQDQLCQISSTNQLPSMNLVNGNTCNMVSNGYYPSNGVVINNGLQEYNNYNSVGLDHDALNSTSTTHSQQVDKSVLEMVNSSTISTTSQDQSTSWEELSPLVNYPPSVFETVSPYYVFEEQRYMGLLKQ from the exons ATGGGTAGAGCTCCCTGCTGTGACAAAGCAAATGTCAAGAGAGGACCATGGTCACCTGAAGAAGATTCTAAACTCAAGGCCTATATCGAGCAACATGGAACTGGTGGTAATTGGATTACCCTTCCACAGAAAGTAG GTCTCAAGAGATGTGGGAAGAGTTGTCGGCTTAGATGGCTGAATTATCTCCGGCCAAATATCAAGCACGGAGAGTTCACCGATGAGGAAGACAACATAATCTGTACTCTCTACATGAGTATTGGCAGTAG gtGGTCAATTATTGCTGCACAATTACCTGGGAGAACGGATAATGATATCAAGAACTATTGGAATACGAGGTTGAAGAAAAAACTACTACTATGCAATAAGCAGCGAAAGGATCAGCGGCCACGGACCGGATCATACATTAATCATAATAAGCTAGAGATGATGAAGGAACACGAAAATTTCTTTGCTACTCATCAAACTATCAATAATGCATATTCTTGGCCTTCACAACAAATACTCTTCTCTACACTAATTGCACCACAAAATCATGACCTGGCAGAAAGCAGCAGTGCAAACAGCCACAACTTTCAATATTCCAGTACTGATCAGGTTTATTTCTCCCAAGATCAATTGTGTCAAATTAGCTCCACCAATCAGCTTCCATCGATGAATCTCGTAAATGGAAATACTTGTAATATGGTAAGCAATGGTTATTACCCTAGCAATGGAGTCGTTATCAACAACGGTctacaagagtataacaattacAATTCAGTTGGGCTGGATCATGACGCGCTCAATAGTACTAGTACTACTCATTCTCAACAAGTAGATAAAAGTGTTTTGGAAATGGTCAACAGTAGCACTATTAGTACCACATCACAAGATCAAAGTACAAGCTGGGAAGAATTGAGTCCTCTTGTTAATTATCCTCCGTCAGTATTCGAAACCGTATCACCTTATTATGTATTTGAAGAGCAAAGGTACATGGGGTTGTTGAAACagtaa